TCCAAAGGCAAGAAGAATCACAACTAGGCTATCCATGAAGCGCATTTGGGCATCCACTGGAAATGCTGCAGCTTAGTATTTCATACTTTGGCCAACAACAGCAATGAGTGAACCAAGTCTTATTGCTGTGCTACAGGGGGAAAGATCCGGAAAATTGGGCAGCGGGCAGGAGTCCAGCCAGACGGATTTCCTTCTCAAATGATGCCATATTGGACCCGTGCAGAGTATCCAGGGGGTTTGAATTCATTTCTGTACCCACATTGCCAACCATGTTGACAGTGACTTCCATTGCAGTAGAACCGTGCATGGATCTAGACTAGAGTTTTATTTGGTGCTACCTAAGGACTGTTTCGTTGTTGACCTTATTTGTGCTGCATCCATTTTTCTTCGATGGCCATAGAGTTGGGGTAAGGATTCTCTTGAAGGTTAAAAGGTTAATCCCCCAAAAGAAACAAGCAGCACTTGCCTAGCTCTGGATTAAAATTATACCCAGGCCCAGATGCTCTAGGAGAAGTGCTGGAAACAACCAAATCTTGTATCTTCCAAATGCGGCTTTTTGTGGGAATCACTGCCTTAGCACAGAACAGCTTCCGGGGACCGGTGGTTCCACACCAAGTAACCCCTGCTGATCCTTTCggggtgtttttctgcttgcAGTGACCCTGTACGGTGTGTTCACCGACTACCCTTCTGCCCAAGGCCCATCGTGCTGCCTCTTGTTGGAGTTGCTGGACATCAGCGTGTCAGAGCTGCTGGCGCACTCCAGCGTGCATGGCTGCTCCATGTGGATCACCCAGCACTGTGCGCGAGACGTCCTGGAAGGCCTTGCCTTCCTCCACCACAGAGGCTATGTGCATGCAGACCTGAAGCCGCGCAACATCCTGTGGAGTGCGGAGGAGGAGGGCTTCAAGCTCATTGACTTTGGACTCAGCTTCAAGGAGGGAATTCAGGTTGGTCAAGTGTCATTGGAACCTTTTCGGCAAAAAGGTAATCAGAGAGGCAAGATGGCTGCAGAAAATGCTGAATGGCTTTGGGTGCCCTTGTGCTGTGCAGATTCAGCCCGGTTTTGCCTTTTCTAAAGGAGGTGACACACTTTCAGAAACCGGCAAAAAATGCCAGACAAAAGGGGGGGTGCACTGTGGCAAATGAAAACACTTTCCGCTGTAAAGATATCTTTGTCTATGACCAGGAAACTGTTTCCAAATTCTCTTCAGTTAAAAACTTCAccctgtgtatgtgtgcatgctcATGGAGGGGGGCACATGCAGTGCTTTTATTAAAACGTATCCTGAAATCTTTATGGAAGGGATTGCTATTATTCTACTCTGTGAGCATTGTTGCAGAATTGCTTGTGTACTTTATACACATTTTAAAGAATGCGCTAAGCTGCTTATTGCTCGAAGACACTGCTTTCCAAACTTTGGTTACCAGTTGCTtatggacaacaattcccatcatccctgactactggtcttgctagctagcgatgatgggagttctagtccaaaaacagctggagatccaagtttgggaaacactgctctaagcagTGTGGCTCTGAGGTTTCCTGtttcacacagaatcatagaatggtagagttggaagggaccttgagagtCATCCAGTCCATCCCTTGCAGTTCCTACACATGTGTAGGAAAACTGGGGTTTGCCACACATGAGGTGAATTCCTTTCTCCCAAGCAGTCTCAGATGCACATGGGACTCGTCCACACGTCTGattgtcccatgctttctaggcagggGTCTGAGCCTGTCACTTTCCCCCACAAAAATCTGCTCTTTGGCGCTacatcagaacaaacagcagtcCACGGAAAACGTAATGGCTGTTTGTTCTGGTTCAGCACTAAATGGTGAATTTCCCGGGGAAAAGCATCAGGGCAAATGGAAGACTGAGCCCTTGGGCTTTCAGAAATCTGCAGTCAGAGCGCAGGAGTAGTGCTTCAGAGGTTTGGACGAGCCCCCAGTTAGCATGGGTAGAACAAATTGCTCCGTCCCCTGAGTGTGTGAAAAGTGCCTACCAATTCCTCTGGTAGTGGAAGAGCAAAGTTTTTGTAGTGCTCAGATACTTCCACCTGGAAATGGCACAAATCAACATTTAAACATATACCCTGAGGTGGTTTTCCAGTGGTAGAGGTTTTTTTCCAGAACCCCTTGAAACATTTTAAGCTTAAATCACAAAACAGATTTCCTATGCAGGTACTGAATTTTTGCTTGTGAGAGGTtacttatataaaaaaagtttattgaCAAATTCTTGGACTAGCAAAAGTTAAGCATTTCTTTGTGGTATCCTTTGGCTCTGCATGAAGCAGCCTGAGTGGGCGATTTCACTGGACCACTGTAAAACAAACTAGTATAAGGTTTCAGATCCACTGCAGTGCTTTGTTATGATTTTAGACTTCTAAGCAAGCTCTTCATTCTCCCCAGGATGTGAAGTACATTCAGACAGACGGGTACCGCGCTCCTGAGGCTGAGCTGCAGAACCGCCTCTCCAAGGCGGGAGTCCAAGGCGGGGTGGAATGCACTTCTGCTATTGATCTCTGGAGCCTTGGAATAGTATTACTGGAGATGTTTTCAGGAATGAAACTAAAACATACTGTCCAATCTCAGGAGTGGAGGGTGAGGAGCTTTTTGCAGAGATAACAGTTGCTTTTGAGATttgcaagcttggtggatcaggggaatgctgaataacttcagtaaggcttttgacaaaatcccccatgatattcttgcgaggaagctggtaaaatgtgtgttgaacgaggtaactgtcaggtggatttgtagctggttgagcAAACCCAAGGAGTATacattaatgcaggcatccccaaactgcggccctccagatgttttgacctacaactcccatgatccatagctaataggaccagtggtcagggatgatggggattgtagtccaaaacatctggagggccgaagtttggggatgcctgcattaatgtttcctcatcatcctggaaataAGGGATAAGCAGAGTGCTGCAgcgttctgtcctgggcccattgttgttcaacaccTTTATAAATGagttggatgaaagaatggtggGCATGTGTGTCAAATTTGCAGAGGACAACAAACTGaaaggggtagctaatgctgcagacgACAGAATCAGAATacaaaatgaccgtaacagattggaaaactggacCTAAACTAAGAgaatgaatttcaaaagggacaaatgtaaggttcagcacttaggcaggaagaaccagatacacaaatataggatgggggacacctggcttactagcagtacgtgtgaaagggatctaggggtcttatataataattattatttattatttatacctcacccatctagctgggtttccccagccactcttagtaaaccataagcttaacatgagtccacagtgtgatgtagcagcaaagaaagctaacactattctaggctgcatcaacagaagtcgagtgcccagatcaagggaagtcacagtCCCACTcaattctgccttgatcagatcACACCTCATCTTTGGTGGCAATTTCTCTTTGGGAGTTTTGAAACTCCTCTTTGACAAAGTCAGCACCTTATATGGCTTGAATTTGCCTTGCTGGATAGATAAAATACTGAATGCTGCAGCTTTCCTGATGGGAGCCAGTACCTTACCAATCTGTGAAGGAAGCAATCATTTGCTGGGGGAGGAGCGGAGGTGACGCGAGCTGACATCAGCGCATGAAGTAAGAAGCTGCCAGCTGAGGCCACAGATCCTTCAAACTCAATATTGTCATCACGGACAGGCAGCtgctttctgggatttaaggcaGCCGTCTTCCCCGGCCCTTCCTGGCGATGCCAGAGCTGGAACGCAGCATGCAGAGCGGGAGCCGCACCTCCAGGCCATGAGCTTTTCCTGTCATGTAGGGTTTCTATAATTGCCTTGCTATAAAGTTACTGTTTGCGCAACCCTTTGTCCCTTCCGTGGGTCCCTTTGCAGTCTCCCAACATGGTGTCTGCAGCTGCTCACAGTTCTCAGCCAGGTGTGTTGTACCTTCTTTCAGGGGGAGAAATACACTATCCCCACCCACTAGCACAACCataggtctgggaaggctcctaaGGGAGCATCCTCCATTCATGAAGCCTCAGGCCTCCATCCCAGTGCATCTCTCCCAGAGTGCCGGAGGGAAGAAGGGGAGCCACCTCAAAGGCACCTGGATGGTATTAGCAAGTGATGTAAGCTGTAGTGGAAGAAAGGTGCGACCCAGGAGGCTCCCTGGTCTGCCTCTAAAGTCAGCAGAGGAATCCTGCACCTACACTCTCCCAACTTGGAACAGCCCAGGGGGTGTGGTGTTGGTGGCCGAGTCCAGGCACAACTGGGGGCTCCAATCCCTGGTGCAGATGGCTGAAGAGAAGGGAGGAGCATCAACTAATTTTAGGAATGGGTAGAATTGCCATGGTTTGCTTTGTGTCAATATTGAACCCACCATGGAATAGGTGTTATGGAGCAATTCACTGTGGCGGGCTTaatgtgccggggggggggggcttatggtAGTAGCCGGCTCTGCTACAACCTGAGGAAACTGTTCAGATTGTTCAGAGTGAATACAAGatgggttggttgttttttttctgaGAGATTTTCTTCCTACCTTTTCTTCCTAGGCAAATAGTTCTGCCATTATTGAGCGCATTTTCGCCAGCAAAAGTGTAGTGAATTCTGCCATCCCTACCTATCACCTCAGAGACCTTCTCAAAAGGTATGTTGCCTGTGTTTTCTTCCTCTGGGGTTTTGCCCCGCTACTCTAGCTCAGCCCCTATGGATTCAGTCAAACAAAGGGTGAGTTGTATTGTTATCTACAAAGTCTTTTGAACAAGAGGGACTTTCTTTCTGCCTGTGGTGCCTCTCCCTTAACCTCAGCAATCCTTCACAGAATAAATAGGATTGTCAGGTCCCATCCCAGCTTTTCCTCTCTTGGCCTTCCTTAATACGGCAGATACAAAACCAGCATTTGCCTCCCATAAGGGCCCTTGTGTTTCATCACTTAATGGATGCTAAAAGCACAGCTTATGTGAATGGAAAATGGTTGTTAAAAGGCAGTGGCTGGACAAAGTCTTGCTTGGGATGTGGGAGAGATAGGAGATAGTAATCAGGCTAAGGAATGCCAAAATACCATATAGCTTATTTTGTATCATATTGGCCCTCATTTTTTGTCATTCACCTACAATTTACTTAACTCGTTGCTGTGGAGAGCAGGGAATAATTGCTAGCTCAGGCAATGTGTATTTGCAACTTTCCCCTTTCAGTCAAGTCTTTTAAATAAGTAAGATGtaggtttaaaaaaagaaaccagggGTCAAAGCCCCATACAAATCAGGAAATTGTGCAATAGATTCACGAAACAGTCAGCCTTGTGTAAACAGGACTAGCTAGAAGGTTTCACCAGTAGATTAATTAATGAGACCAATTTGTGTTTGGTGGGGCTGTGACTTTgcagtctgtttgtttgtttgttttgagactATTTTGGTAATAATATTTATGGGAAATAAAATACTAAAGATGAGCTTTCTCATCTTTAGGTAACATGTAGTTACCTAATTTGAAGGTGGGGGAGATAATGATTATTTATTCTCCTTGGCATAACTCAGTATGGAGAATCTACCGTATGTCCTGGGGAAAACCAGTGGCATGGCCATTCACCTTTAAAAGAGAAAGACAGGAGAAATGTATATGTTGCTTTGTGTTTCAGTAGCACACTTCCGCAGAATAGCACTCAAGGGAACCTGCAGTGCAGCCAAAATAAAACTACTAGCAAATGACCACTGAAATAAGGTTTATAAAATCAGCATCATCATAACGCCATAGAACTGGAACAATGAAAGCTGTGGTGTCGTGTTTTCTCCAGAACCTGGTGGGCTTTTACTACTCTTCTAGAAATCATCTTGGGTGCAGCTTGAATCGTCTCCCTGTGGAGAGCATCTCTGGAACTTGCTTGTACAACAAATGCTCCTTTTTGCTTTCCAGCATGCTTCACGAGGACCCACAGGAAAGAGCCACTGCAGCAAAGGCCTTGTGCAGCCCTTTCTTCAGCATTGCTTTCGGTAGGGCATATAACATCTTGCATTTCTCTGGCCACAAATAATGCTTGCTTAACTGGCCCCGACTCTGTTCAATTCATTTTGAGATTTCCTATCCATTCTCTGCATTAAGTTTAAGCTggttaacattttaaaaacaatatttgtCCTGAAGAGGGACCCTCTGGTCATCTTGTGGACTCCTAAGGGTACGTTTTCAATTAACACTTCCTCCTTTCACACATCTCCCGTGTGCCATTTTAAATGTCTGAATCAGGCCTAGCCCCATTTCACTGATGTCTGAACCCACCATTACAAGGAgagtttttaaaatcatttttgtttattagatttatatgttGCCCTTCATCCCAGGATCTCAGGTAAAAATACAACGTAAAGAGACATTGTATGTGAGAAGGCAAGGTAAAGAAAGGCAAACCTTTAAACTCTCTTTGAGAATAGGATTGTGTAGGTTGCAGCAAGTTGCATTCAACCATTTATAATTTCTCTTTGATATAATGATCACCTTACATTGCTTTAACAGCCCCCCATATTGAAGATCTGGTGATGCTTCCAACTCCAGTGCTAAGACTGCTAAATATTTTGAGCGAAACTTCTCTCCAAAGTGAAGAAGAATTTGAAGGTTGGTACATCTTGATGTAGCTCCTTATCCTTCAGCACACTACAGAATGTACTaggaagcagggtggatttgatttaaatcatagttttctacataaagacttaattcttgctggtataactttaatatgcaggtagatgaagatttttagaataacaacttttcatactagtttttttatccccagtttaataggttaatcattcatatttggacaacttttctgttgtacttaggaaggagaaaaataatcattaccttaataataacaatttaaatagatttattaagaaacttagactgtcagcccagcctacacatgaaaaacttaaatactgtcctcTGTAGCTCACTcgtcatcttcatcttcttctatATTcataatctggaaaagaaaaacaagctttCCTGCTTTATCGGGTCCCAAACGATTTCTCAATTTAGAATGAATGGGTCCAAAGGAAGAGAATATTCTTTCAACGCCTGCAGAAGATGCTACTGCTGTTAAAAgtgaaataataatcatcattctttattcaaCTGTCAGTCAgaaaagctacaattctcagtacaaagttaaaacatctaagacatctaaaaactaaaataaaacatgggcagcactaataaaagCTCTACAGATAAACCCGCATCAATGCAGTCAATTTTACTCTCACGATTTGGAAGCGCTTTCTCCtcttgcttccttttttaaaccTTCAAGTTTGGGGACTTAAAAGCGAGTGCAGGGAGACTTGCAAATTGCAAGGGATTTTGACCAGCAGGTGGCTCCATGCACATGTCAGTCATGTGGCATCATAATTTGGCCCTGATAAGGACCTGGTACACAGAGTccagaaggttccccacccctcccctaaaCTAGCACCACTAGTGTCCCTGGTTCATTGTTTTGCAGCTACAAAAGTCACACTGTCCCAATAAATTTCCTGTTCGCCATTTTTCTCTCAGCCTGGAGAGCAAGCTGTCAGACTTCAAATAACTCAGTAATGAACCTTATCAACCCTTGGCAAGCTCACAGTTTTCTCTCATCCCTCCGTCCAGCTGAGGATAAGCGATTGCgcttccaattaaattaaattccaagccCTTTTAGCATTATTCAGTATAGTCTGAGGATAATAGGGAGTAGGGGAGAATCAGCTCTGAGTTTCCATCATAAACCTTTTGCAGAATAGagcttctctccctttcccccctttttcgtttttattttacacacacaattCCATTTGATGTTATATTCCATATCTGCAATCCATTTTTCACCATCATCATCTGAATATCCATAATTTAAACTAGCATTTCAAGGGAGGGTTGCCAAATCATATATAAAGAGAATAACACTTTATATAGAGAAACCAtaggcttccctccccccacactgACTTTTATACCAAATGAAGTCTTCTTTCAAATTCAAACTTTTAACGACCTTTCAGCTGCTTCGATTCCGCAGTTTATGATCTAATTTCTTCTAGTACGCAATctctacattgttgttgttgttgtttagtcatgtccgactcttcgtgaccccatggaccagagcacgccaggcactcttgtcttccactgcctcccgcagtttggtcaaactcatgttcgtagcttcgagaacactgtccaaccatctcgtcctctgtcgtccccttttccttgtgccctccatctttcccaacatcaaggtcttttccagggagtcttctcttctcatgaggtggccaaagtattagagcctcagcttcacgatctgtccttccagtgagcactcagggctgatttccctaagaatggataggtttgatcttcttgcagtccatgggactctcaagaatctcctccagcaccacaattcaaaagcatcaattcttcggcgatcagccttcttcatggtccagctctcacttccatacatcactactgggaaaaccatagctttaactatacggacctttgtaggcaaggtgacgtctctgctttttaagatgctgtctaggtttgtcattgcttttctcccaagaagcaggcgtcttttaatttcgtgactgctgtcaccatctgcagtgatcatgtaacccaagaaagtaaaatctctcactgcctccatttcttccccttctatttgccaggaggtgatgggaccagtggccatgatcttggtttttttgatgtagagcttcagaccatattttgtgctctcctctttcaccctcattaaaaggttctttaattcctcctcactttctgccatcaaggttgtatcatctgtatatctgaggttgttgatatttcttccggcaatcttaattccagcttgggattcatctagtccagccttttgcatgattaATTCATCTGTACATTAGTCCAGTTTAAACTCTAATTAACAGGATAACCTGTGCTTCTTAATGGCAGCATAGGGGGGGTTATCAGTAGGCAAAGTGCTTTGCACTCAGCACCTCCTGCCTCCCACAATCCATGCCGGAGCGAGAGCCAGGAACCAAGACGAACTGCGAGTGAAGCTTGTTGCCCCCTGTCCCTGGGGAGAATTTTCAAGGCTAATTAAcctcaatcatccttgttttttCTTCGCCAACGATCTCCTGTCGTGGGAGCTTTCTCCATTAAGGCAGACCGGAACCGGAAGCCAGGAAATAAGAATATTAATTGCCTGCCCTTGGTCAGGTCTTTGGCCAGCTCGGGCAGGGTGGTGGTGTCAGCCTGAGATTTCCTGGTTAGATTTCTGCTTGTCTTGTAGTAAGTTTCTCCAGTGTCTGCCTGCCCCTAAGGTCTGGAATACTTGCTAGGTGCTGGGGCAGCGTTTAAGACAGATGTTCAGGCATTCAGGCTTACCCCACTAGTGCCCTAGGCCCTTCTCCTCAATGCTGCGTGGAAGAGCAGGTTGTACTGGCTTAGAATATGGACTCAGGGGCAGTTTAATGATATTCTGGCTGACTCACATAGATAGTTGTTTATGGCCAAGCCTGGACATAATTTGTTGACCCCTATATGTTATGAAACATGCAATTTGTGGCAAAATATATATGTTATtgattgtgtttatttatttattgtgcttcCTTCAAGAAGCTTAGTCTTGCAAGAACCTTGTGCAGCAGTTGCTCTGGAGGCAAGCAGGCATTTTGCAAACAGGATTCCTGGGTCCTTCCATTCCAGTCTATCCAATATGCTATGCTGGGTCTTTGCTATGTGTTTTCAGTTGTCTTCTCAATTCCACAGATATCGTGGATGACATAAGAGAAGAATGTTGCAAATATGGACGGGTTGTGTCCTTGTTTGTTCCGAAGGAAAATCCAGGCAAAGGCCATGTAAGTACTTGGGCAGTCGAGATTAGTGTGTATGTTTAATCTTTGAAGTTTTGCTCTAAGGCTGCGCTGACCTCTCCTTTTACAATGACAGCTGAGTGAGGCACATACTGAGGCTTCCTGATATAACTCCTGTGTTCTATCTTGCATAGAGAGAATGATTCTCTTACAAAtggaagcagatttttttaaaaaaaatcagattttttgtgtgtgcgcgcgcctgtCTCTCTGGGAATCTTGGAATACTTTACTGTGTCTATATATCTCTAAAATAAGACTTGGAGACAGAATTTTAGTAGCATTATCTATTaatgcagtatgcctctgaaatgTCACACTATTAAGACTATAAAACTATAGAAATGCACCTCCATTTAAGTTTTTCAATACAGTATTACCTTCTATACTTTATCCAGAGATTCTGGTAACATCTTCTAGTGATATAATGTGTCTTTAAATTACACTACTGTAGCGTACCACACTTACATTTTGCAGAATTAAATCATGTTACAATCTTTCCTTATCAAATAAACACAtaccattttaatgtattttactcCTTAGAATTTAACAAAGGTAATCTACCAGTTTCTGGTCGGTGTCTTGCCTGTCCTGGAAAGCAAGAGTGCAAGGGGACAAAGGAGATTGACATTCCTCCTGTTTCTTTTCAGGTCTTTGTTGAGTATGCAAATGCTGCAGATTCAAAAGCTGCCCAACAAGCACTGACTGGGAAGAGTTTTGATGGCAAGTTTGTTGTGGCTACATTTTACCCCCTGAGTGCCTATAAGCGAGGGGATCTTGACCAAACCGTGCTTTAGTCTGCAGCAGCAGTCAGGAGAGACGCACGGATCCACAGGTGCCTTGCTTTGCCAAAGTATTTTCCAGAGACGGACTCCATCTGTGCTCCTCCTTTCTCATTCTGTGGTTGGCAAGAAAAAGGCCCAGGTCTTTCTGTTTTGTTGCAATGAAATCAGCCTCCTTCTTGCCTTTGATTTACTCTACAGTAACCAAAATGCTATGAAATGGATGTTGGAGATTGAAGGTGAAGAAGAATTCAGTGTGAAAGAAATTGAGGCACAAGGCAGTGTTGGGGGTTATGGCACCAAACTTGGAGCTGCCAAGCATTGAATGGTGGCATGGAGGGGTGCTGGTGTCTGAAAGAGTCCGTGGAGCAACTCCGGAGTTCTTTGTGCCacaagcagagaagcagcagaatGTGCTATAGAGGACATGCACCCGGATGAAACTTTTAATCTGCAGTCACTGTCCTGCCTTCAAACAATTTTATGGGGAGTACAGAAAACATGGTCAGCCCGTTGTACTCCTCCCATGTTTTCCCagcacttcctcctccttgtctTCTTGCCTCAGAGAGTCTGTTAAGGAGGGGAAAGTGAAACAGGAGTAGAAGGGGGAATGGATGGCATTTTGAGGTGCCCCTCCTTTCTCTATTGTTTCCAGTTTTGGAGACTTTCCAAGTCCTTTCCCTTGATCTGTGTGGGCTCTCCACCTTAATTAATTGCTTCTTGGAAGGAGGT
The genomic region above belongs to Zootoca vivipara chromosome 7, rZooViv1.1, whole genome shotgun sequence and contains:
- the UHMK1 gene encoding serine/threonine-protein kinase Kist isoform X1 translates to MAAGGAGLWRAEAPLGRGSSAAVYRARCLGDPRAPPAALKAFLPPGRRGEGEEEEEEAEGGGGGYGFRKERAALEELRGHRSIVTLYGVFTDYPSAQGPSCCLLLELLDISVSELLAHSSVHGCSMWITQHCARDVLEGLAFLHHRGYVHADLKPRNILWSAEEEGFKLIDFGLSFKEGIQDVKYIQTDGYRAPEAELQNRLSKAGVQGGVECTSAIDLWSLGIVLLEMFSGMKLKHTVQSQEWRANSSAIIERIFASKSVVNSAIPTYHLRDLLKSMLHEDPQERATAAKALCSPFFSIAFAPHIEDLVMLPTPVLRLLNILSETSLQSEEEFEDIVDDIREECCKYGRVVSLFVPKENPGKGHVFVEYANAADSKAAQQALTGKSFDGKFVVATFYPLSAYKRGDLDQTVL
- the UHMK1 gene encoding serine/threonine-protein kinase Kist isoform X2 — protein: MAAGGAGLWRAEAPLGRGSSAAVYRARCLGDPRAPPAALKAFLPPGRRGEGEEEEEEAEGGGGGYGFRKERAALEELRGHRSIVTLYGVFTDYPSAQGPSCCLLLELLDISVSELLAHSSVHGCSMWITQHCARDVLEGLAFLHHRGYVHADLKPRNILWSAEEEGFKLIDFGLSFKEGIQANSSAIIERIFASKSVVNSAIPTYHLRDLLKSMLHEDPQERATAAKALCSPFFSIAFAPHIEDLVMLPTPVLRLLNILSETSLQSEEEFEDIVDDIREECCKYGRVVSLFVPKENPGKGHVFVEYANAADSKAAQQALTGKSFDGKFVVATFYPLSAYKRGDLDQTVL